In Mucilaginibacter celer, one DNA window encodes the following:
- a CDS encoding CTP synthase, whose product MTKYIFVTGGVTSSLGKGIISASLAKLLQARGYRVTIQKFDPYINIDPGTLNPYEHGECYVTEDGAETDLDLGHYERFLNTPTSKANNITTGRIYQNVINKEREGAFLGKTVQVVPHITDEIKRNFRILGESGDYDIVITELGGTVGDIESLPYIEAVRQFRWEIGSANSLVIHLTLVPFLAAAGELKTKPTQHSVKMLLEYGIQPDVLVCRTEHHLTNDIRKKIALFCNVNINAVIESIDAPSIYDVPLLMLKEQLDKTVLTKLKLPHKNEPDLESWKDFLGRLKNPTADVRIALVGKYVELPDAYKSITEAFIHAGAKQECKVRVEYIPSEQLTPENAVEKLKGMHGVLVAPGFGERGFEGKIQAIRHVRENNIPFFGICLGMQCAVVEFGRHVLGFENANSTEMNPDTPYPVIGMMEEQKNITHKGGTMRLGAYPCDIKKGSKAAMIYGKPHISERHRHRYEFNNDYLKQYEAAGLTPSGINPDNGLVEIVELKNHPFFVGSQFHPELKSTVANPHPLFINFVAASLAYARKK is encoded by the coding sequence ATGACTAAATATATTTTTGTTACGGGCGGTGTTACCTCATCGTTAGGAAAAGGTATTATCTCTGCTTCATTAGCCAAACTACTTCAGGCGCGCGGTTATCGTGTAACCATTCAAAAGTTCGACCCTTATATCAATATCGATCCGGGAACATTGAACCCTTACGAGCACGGCGAATGCTATGTTACCGAAGATGGTGCCGAAACCGATCTTGACCTTGGCCATTACGAGCGTTTTTTGAATACCCCTACTTCAAAAGCCAATAACATTACCACCGGTCGCATTTACCAAAACGTAATTAACAAAGAGCGTGAGGGTGCTTTTTTAGGAAAAACTGTACAGGTGGTGCCCCACATTACCGATGAAATAAAAAGAAACTTCCGCATTTTGGGCGAAAGCGGCGATTACGATATCGTAATTACCGAGTTAGGCGGTACCGTAGGCGATATCGAGTCATTACCATATATTGAGGCTGTAAGGCAGTTTCGCTGGGAGATTGGCTCGGCCAATTCACTGGTTATCCATTTAACATTGGTACCTTTCCTGGCTGCAGCCGGCGAGTTAAAAACCAAACCAACCCAGCACTCGGTTAAAATGCTGTTAGAATACGGTATTCAGCCCGATGTGTTGGTTTGCCGTACCGAGCATCACCTCACCAACGATATCCGCAAAAAAATTGCCCTGTTCTGTAACGTAAATATCAACGCGGTTATCGAATCGATAGATGCTCCAAGTATTTATGACGTACCCCTGCTGATGCTGAAAGAACAGCTGGATAAAACCGTGTTAACCAAACTAAAGCTTCCGCATAAAAACGAGCCTGATCTGGAAAGCTGGAAGGACTTTTTGGGCAGGTTGAAAAACCCAACTGCCGATGTACGCATAGCTTTGGTTGGTAAATATGTTGAATTGCCTGATGCTTACAAATCAATAACAGAAGCCTTTATTCACGCCGGCGCCAAGCAGGAGTGTAAAGTAAGGGTTGAATACATCCCATCAGAACAATTAACGCCCGAAAATGCGGTTGAAAAACTGAAAGGCATGCACGGTGTGCTGGTTGCCCCGGGCTTTGGCGAGCGTGGGTTTGAAGGCAAAATTCAGGCTATCCGCCACGTACGCGAAAACAATATTCCGTTCTTCGGCATCTGTTTAGGCATGCAATGCGCAGTAGTTGAATTTGGCCGCCATGTGTTAGGCTTTGAAAACGCCAACAGCACCGAAATGAACCCCGATACCCCCTACCCTGTTATCGGCATGATGGAGGAGCAGAAAAACATTACCCATAAGGGTGGCACCATGCGTTTGGGCGCTTACCCTTGCGATATTAAAAAAGGATCAAAAGCGGCTATGATCTACGGAAAACCACATATTTCTGAACGTCACCGCCACCGTTACGAGTTTAATAATGATTATTTAAAACAATACGAGGCCGCAGGCCTCACCCCATCCGGCATAAATCCTGATAACGGCCTGGTGGAGATTGTTGAGTTAAAAAATCACCCGTTTTTTGTCGGTTCGCAATTTCATCCCGAATTAAAATCAACAGTTGCTAATCCGCACCCACTTTTTATTAACTTTGTCGCCGCTTCGCTGGCTTATGCCCGCAAAAAATAA
- a CDS encoding ATP-binding protein gives MEYHYLLDKQIKKMLPAQYLEDEAILQFLGAINGSFKNFDKSIKLADHAFNISEREYVTVTDNLRQQNEIKQRSISQLKDAIKALSPDTELNISDSGDDLIHIISFLQELITKAKALEIELIHSKDLAEKAAMAKSQFLSVMSHEIRTPMNAVIGFTHLLIHQDPRPDQMEFLNFLKFSAENLLVLINDILDFSKIEAGKVEFENVDFSLTDLIKNIRLALLQKANEKNIQIKLMMDQDLPNAIIGDPVRLGQILTNLISNAVKFTHQGKVTITATLAESKKGEATIDFEIADTGIGITPDKIESIFESFTQASSDTTRKYGGSGLGLTITKKLLLLLGSDITVESEYGKGSVFKFNLTFKTSRRQLNRHNDNEEFYALKSLKGTRLLIAEDNQINVILAKQFMKQWDVECDVAENGEIALTLVQTRDYDMVLMDLQMPEMDGYQTTRAIRELPGEQYKTLPIIALTASAMLDIQDMAFTVGMNDYVSKPFNPNELHRKIDLYSRQRERV, from the coding sequence ATGGAGTACCATTACCTGTTAGATAAGCAGATTAAAAAAATGCTCCCGGCGCAATACCTGGAGGATGAGGCTATTTTGCAGTTTTTGGGTGCCATAAACGGTAGTTTTAAAAATTTCGACAAGTCGATAAAACTGGCCGATCACGCTTTTAATATAAGCGAGCGGGAATACGTTACAGTAACCGACAACCTGAGGCAGCAAAACGAGATCAAACAACGTTCGATATCACAATTAAAGGATGCCATTAAGGCGCTGAGCCCGGATACTGAATTAAACATTTCTGATTCGGGCGATGATCTGATCCATATCATCAGCTTTTTACAGGAGCTGATTACCAAGGCTAAAGCGCTGGAAATTGAGTTGATCCACTCGAAAGACCTTGCCGAAAAGGCGGCTATGGCCAAATCGCAGTTTTTGAGTGTGATGAGCCACGAGATCCGCACACCGATGAACGCGGTGATCGGTTTTACGCATTTACTGATCCACCAGGATCCGCGGCCCGACCAGATGGAATTCCTCAACTTCCTCAAATTTTCGGCCGAGAACCTGTTGGTGCTCATTAATGATATCCTGGATTTCAGCAAAATAGAGGCCGGTAAAGTAGAATTTGAAAATGTGGATTTCAGCCTAACCGATCTCATCAAAAACATCCGCCTGGCGCTGCTTCAAAAAGCTAACGAAAAAAACATCCAGATAAAACTGATGATGGATCAGGACCTGCCCAATGCCATCATTGGTGATCCGGTGCGTCTTGGCCAGATCCTGACCAACCTGATAAGCAATGCTGTTAAATTTACCCACCAGGGCAAGGTAACCATAACAGCTACCCTTGCGGAAAGTAAAAAAGGTGAAGCAACAATTGATTTTGAGATTGCTGATACCGGTATAGGCATCACTCCTGATAAAATTGAAAGCATATTTGAAAGCTTTACCCAGGCAAGTTCTGATACCACACGCAAATACGGAGGCAGCGGGCTTGGCTTAACCATCACTAAAAAGCTGCTGCTGTTATTAGGCAGCGATATTACAGTTGAGAGCGAGTACGGTAAAGGCTCGGTATTTAAGTTCAACCTTACTTTTAAAACCAGCCGCCGGCAACTTAACAGGCATAACGATAACGAAGAATTTTACGCCTTAAAAAGCCTGAAAGGCACCCGCCTGCTTATTGCCGAAGACAACCAGATCAATGTGATACTGGCCAAGCAGTTTATGAAACAGTGGGATGTAGAATGCGATGTTGCAGAAAATGGCGAAATAGCCCTCACCCTTGTGCAAACCCGCGATTATGATATGGTACTGATGGACCTGCAAATGCCCGAAATGGACGGCTACCAAACCACCCGCGCCATCCGCGAACTACCCGGCGAGCAATATAAAACCCTTCCTATCATAGCGCTAACCGCCTCCGCTATGCTGGATATTCAGGATATGGCTTTTACCGTGGGGATGAATGATTATGTGAGCAAGCCCTTTAACCCGAATGAGCTGCACCGAAAGATTGATTTGTATAGCAGGCAGCGTGAAAGGGTTTAA
- a CDS encoding FIST signal transduction protein produces the protein MRIRQHHFKNEGWINYFSEPGFSAEKCRLVLAFGAPQLIIDPAIYNHLKNTYPAADIVFSSTSGEIIGSDVYDDSIVVTAVEFEESSIACTSTHVNEQADSAETGAFLMSQLEKEGLKCVFIISDGTFINGSELVDGFNRDNPGKVPVTGGLAGDAARFSSTFTSLNAVPSQGNVIAIGFYGDKLRINHGSSGGWEEFGPQRTITRSVKNVLFEIDGKSALDLYKEYLGEYAAELPGSALLFPLSLSIEGSDKKLVRTILSVNEDEKSMTFAGNLPEGSKVRLMKANFEKLINASSTAATDSINSPEQADLAILVSCVGRKLVLNDRTDEELVAAKSIFGDKTSMAGFYSYGELSPLNKGSNCELHNQTMTITTFTEI, from the coding sequence ATGAGAATACGGCAGCACCATTTTAAAAATGAAGGTTGGATAAACTATTTTTCCGAGCCGGGGTTCAGTGCCGAAAAGTGCCGGCTGGTACTTGCATTCGGAGCACCTCAACTGATTATTGATCCGGCAATTTACAATCATCTTAAAAATACTTATCCTGCGGCCGATATCGTTTTTTCGTCTACATCAGGCGAGATCATAGGCAGCGATGTTTATGATGATTCGATAGTGGTTACTGCTGTTGAGTTTGAGGAATCATCCATCGCCTGCACATCAACACATGTAAACGAGCAGGCAGACAGCGCCGAAACAGGTGCTTTCCTGATGTCGCAACTGGAAAAAGAGGGCTTGAAATGCGTGTTCATTATTTCCGATGGTACTTTTATTAACGGCAGCGAGTTGGTTGACGGCTTTAACCGCGACAACCCGGGCAAAGTGCCGGTAACGGGCGGTTTGGCGGGCGACGCGGCGAGATTTAGCAGCACCTTTACCAGCCTAAACGCGGTACCTTCACAGGGCAATGTAATTGCAATCGGTTTTTATGGTGATAAGCTGCGTATCAACCATGGCTCGAGCGGGGGCTGGGAAGAGTTTGGACCTCAGCGCACCATCACCCGGTCGGTAAAAAATGTTTTGTTTGAAATTGATGGCAAAAGCGCCCTCGATCTGTATAAAGAATACCTGGGCGAGTATGCAGCCGAATTGCCTGGCTCGGCCTTGCTTTTTCCGCTTTCGTTAAGTATTGAGGGAAGCGATAAAAAGCTGGTACGCACCATACTAAGTGTTAATGAAGACGAAAAATCAATGACCTTTGCAGGCAACCTGCCCGAGGGAAGCAAAGTACGCCTGATGAAAGCCAATTTTGAAAAATTGATCAACGCTTCCTCAACAGCCGCCACCGATTCGATCAATAGCCCCGAACAGGCCGATTTAGCCATACTTGTGAGCTGTGTTGGCCGCAAACTGGTGCTTAATGATCGTACCGATGAAGAACTTGTGGCCGCTAAAAGTATTTTTGGCGATAAAACATCCATGGCGGGTTTTTATTCGTATGGAGAACTATCCCCCCTAAACAAGGGTTCCAACTGCGAGTTGCACAACCAAACCATGACCATTACCACCTTTACCGAGATATAG
- the kdsB gene encoding 3-deoxy-manno-octulosonate cytidylyltransferase produces the protein MKILGIIPARYASSRFPGKPMVDIGGKTMIQRVYEQAKKCQSLSEVIVATDDDRIFNHVIGFGGVAVMTGENHQSGTDRCAEVARLHPDYDVIINIQGDEPFIDPEQITKLTACFNDTGTQLATLVKRILTEQELHNTNSPKVVINRLSEAVYFSRSTLPHIRGQEPENWLEFYPFFKHIGIYGYRADVLQEVTKLPVSPLEKAESLEQLRWIDNGYRIKVAETELDTHAVDVPEDLDKLKFNL, from the coding sequence ATGAAGATATTAGGCATTATACCCGCCCGCTACGCGTCGTCACGTTTTCCAGGTAAACCAATGGTTGATATCGGTGGCAAAACCATGATACAACGCGTGTATGAGCAGGCAAAAAAATGCCAAAGCCTGAGCGAGGTTATTGTCGCCACGGATGATGACCGCATTTTTAACCATGTAATCGGTTTTGGCGGTGTGGCAGTAATGACCGGCGAAAATCACCAAAGCGGCACTGACCGCTGTGCCGAGGTTGCCCGCCTGCATCCGGATTATGATGTTATCATCAATATACAAGGTGATGAGCCTTTTATCGACCCTGAACAGATCACCAAATTAACGGCCTGCTTTAACGATACCGGCACCCAACTGGCCACATTAGTAAAACGTATTCTTACCGAGCAGGAGTTGCACAATACCAACTCGCCCAAGGTAGTGATTAATAGACTATCCGAGGCTGTTTACTTTTCACGTTCAACCCTGCCCCACATCCGCGGACAGGAACCTGAAAACTGGCTTGAATTTTATCCTTTTTTTAAACACATAGGTATTTACGGTTATCGTGCCGATGTTTTGCAGGAGGTTACCAAACTCCCTGTATCTCCCCTTGAAAAAGCCGAAAGCCTGGAACAGTTACGCTGGATAGACAACGGCTACCGCATAAAAGTTGCCGAAACCGAGTTGGATACGCATGCGGTGGATGTACCGGAAGATTTGGATAAGCTCAAATTCAACTTATAA
- a CDS encoding deoxynucleoside kinase translates to MHLAIVGNIGAGKTTLTEMLARNYGWDPLYEAVDNNPYLEDFYSDMKRWSFNLQIYFLNSRYRQIIDIQKSGRNIIQDRTIYEDAYIFAENLHDMGLMTTRDYENYESIFQNITEFIKPPDLLVYLKASVPTLVSNIQRRGREYEIGIRLDYLSKLNEKYDKWINNYKLGKLLILDKDNLDFANNTEDMGTIVNLIEREINGLF, encoded by the coding sequence ATGCACTTAGCTATTGTAGGAAATATAGGCGCCGGAAAAACCACCCTTACCGAAATGCTGGCCCGCAACTACGGTTGGGACCCATTATATGAGGCTGTAGATAATAACCCTTACCTGGAGGATTTTTACAGCGACATGAAACGCTGGAGCTTTAACCTGCAGATTTACTTTTTAAACAGCCGCTACCGCCAGATCATCGATATCCAGAAAAGCGGTCGTAACATTATCCAGGACCGTACCATTTATGAGGATGCCTACATTTTTGCCGAAAACCTGCACGATATGGGCCTCATGACCACCCGCGATTACGAAAACTACGAGTCTATTTTCCAAAATATAACCGAGTTTATTAAACCGCCCGATCTGTTGGTTTACCTCAAGGCTTCGGTACCTACCCTGGTAAGTAATATCCAGCGCCGTGGCCGTGAGTATGAGATAGGCATCCGTTTAGATTATCTTTCAAAACTGAACGAGAAATACGATAAGTGGATCAACAACTACAAACTGGGCAAACTGCTGATATTGGATAAAGACAATCTTGATTTTGCCAATAACACCGAGGATATGGGTACTATTGTTAACCTGATTGAACGGGAAATTAACGGGTTGTTTTAA
- the trpS gene encoding tryptophan--tRNA ligase, translating into MEIVVSGIRSTGNLHLGNYYGALQNFIKMQHEYNCFFFIADLHSLTTHPTPADLHGNVKQVLIEYLAAGIDPEKATIYVQSDVPEVTELYLYLNMNAYLGELERATSFKDKVRANPENVNAGLLTYPVLMAADIIIHKATKVPVGKDQEQHLEMARTFGNRFNRLYNHDYFPEPYAFSFGESLVKIPGLDGKGKMGKSEGEGNAIFLSDTPEAIRKKVMRAVTDSGPTVENQEKPQEIQNLFDLMKVVSTPDTLTHFDEAYNKMAIRYGDLKKQLAEDMILATAPIRDRINAIANDADYLRKVAEMGADKARESASKTIREVREIIGFKKF; encoded by the coding sequence ATGGAGATTGTTGTTAGTGGTATCCGCTCGACCGGAAACTTACACTTAGGAAATTACTACGGGGCCTTGCAAAATTTTATAAAAATGCAGCATGAATACAACTGCTTTTTTTTTATTGCCGACCTCCACTCGTTAACTACCCACCCCACACCTGCCGATTTACATGGCAATGTAAAGCAGGTGCTGATAGAATATTTAGCCGCCGGCATCGACCCGGAAAAGGCTACCATCTACGTACAATCAGACGTACCTGAAGTAACTGAGCTGTATCTGTACTTAAATATGAACGCCTATTTGGGCGAGTTGGAACGCGCTACATCATTTAAAGATAAGGTACGCGCCAACCCCGAAAATGTGAACGCCGGCCTCCTTACCTACCCTGTATTGATGGCTGCCGACATCATCATTCATAAAGCCACCAAAGTACCTGTAGGCAAGGATCAGGAACAACACCTGGAGATGGCCCGCACCTTTGGCAACCGCTTTAACAGGCTGTACAACCACGATTATTTCCCCGAGCCTTATGCCTTTAGCTTTGGCGAGAGTTTGGTAAAAATTCCGGGATTGGACGGCAAGGGAAAAATGGGCAAATCGGAAGGTGAAGGTAATGCCATATTTTTGAGCGATACGCCCGAAGCAATCCGCAAAAAAGTGATGCGCGCCGTTACCGACAGCGGTCCGACAGTTGAAAACCAGGAAAAACCACAGGAAATTCAAAACCTTTTTGATTTGATGAAAGTGGTATCAACCCCGGATACTTTAACCCATTTTGATGAGGCTTACAACAAGATGGCCATCCGATACGGCGACCTAAAAAAACAGCTTGCCGAAGATATGATCCTGGCCACCGCCCCTATCCGCGACAGGATCAATGCCATCGCCAACGATGCCGATTACCTGCGCAAAGTAGCCGAAATGGGCGCCGATAAAGCCCGCGAAAGCGCTTCAAAAACAATCAGGGAAGTAAGAGAGATTATAGGGTTTAAAAAATTCTGA
- a CDS encoding lysophospholipid acyltransferase family protein codes for MKMILKKVHVYLYMASVAVGYFVMWPFLYYFSRKPERYPRLNSVRRLLGRVSSGLVGIFYRFEYEQAIDWSRPYIICPNHTSNLDISGMSIMVKNNCCFMGKQELEDGLVTGLFFRTVDIPVNRESKMSSFRAFKKAGERLQGGMSLIIFPEGKIADDYPPQLSEFKNGPFRLAIELKIPIIPVSSANTWQILWDTGIRYGSKPGICKFKVHKPIDTSALSVDDADSLRDEVYQIINADLKTGNTVSAYA; via the coding sequence ATGAAAATGATATTGAAAAAAGTGCACGTGTATTTGTATATGGCCAGTGTTGCCGTTGGATACTTTGTGATGTGGCCTTTTTTGTATTATTTCTCGCGCAAACCCGAGCGATACCCCAGGCTGAATAGCGTGCGACGCTTGCTGGGACGGGTAAGCTCGGGCCTGGTGGGCATATTTTACAGGTTTGAATATGAACAGGCTATTGACTGGAGTAGGCCTTATATCATTTGCCCCAACCATACCTCCAATCTTGATATTTCGGGAATGAGCATTATGGTAAAAAACAATTGTTGTTTTATGGGTAAGCAGGAGCTGGAAGACGGACTGGTTACCGGTCTGTTTTTTCGTACAGTTGATATCCCGGTAAACAGGGAAAGTAAAATGTCGTCATTCCGGGCATTTAAAAAAGCGGGCGAAAGATTGCAGGGAGGGATGTCGCTCATTATTTTCCCTGAAGGAAAAATTGCCGATGATTATCCCCCGCAGCTTAGCGAGTTTAAAAACGGGCCCTTCAGGCTGGCTATCGAACTTAAAATTCCTATTATCCCGGTATCATCGGCCAATACCTGGCAAATACTTTGGGATACCGGCATCCGGTACGGCAGCAAGCCGGGGATATGCAAATTTAAAGTGCATAAACCTATTGATACATCTGCATTAAGCGTAGATGATGCCGATAGCCTGCGCGATGAGGTATATCAAATTATAAATGCCGACCTAAAAACAGGAAACACAGTTTCGGCCTATGCATAA
- the gatC gene encoding Asp-tRNA(Asn)/Glu-tRNA(Gln) amidotransferase subunit GatC has protein sequence MTIDKETVEKVAHLARLELTEAEKEETMQDMSKILDFMAKLNEVDTTGVEPLVYMTAGANVLREDVVKQEITHEEALENAPKHDADYFLVAKVIEK, from the coding sequence ATGACCATAGATAAAGAAACAGTTGAAAAAGTAGCCCACCTGGCCCGTTTAGAACTTACCGAAGCCGAAAAAGAGGAAACTATGCAGGATATGAGTAAAATCCTCGATTTTATGGCCAAACTTAACGAAGTGGATACCACCGGCGTTGAACCCCTTGTGTATATGACCGCCGGTGCCAATGTGCTGCGCGAAGATGTGGTGAAACAGGAAATTACCCACGAAGAAGCTTTGGAAAATGCCCCTAAGCATGATGCCGATTACTTTTTGGTAGCAAAAGTTATTGAGAAGTAG
- a CDS encoding ABC transporter ATP-binding protein, translating to MEPINTAKPLITIKDIGRKYVIGAEVIHALKSVSLSINKGEFVALMGPSGSGKSTLMNILGCLDTPTKGQYVLNGIDVSRMTDSQLAEVRNSEIGFVFQTFNLLPRNTALDNVALPLVYAGVTKEKRTERAAGALKNVGLGHRMDHKPNELSGGQRQRVAVARALINNPSIILADEPTGNLDTKTSIEIMGLIEDIHAKGNTIILVTHEEDIALHAHRIVRMRDGLIEKDYLNTNIQTVDRRAVEAPDSLEGK from the coding sequence ATGGAGCCAATAAATACTGCCAAACCGTTAATAACTATTAAAGATATAGGGCGTAAATATGTAATAGGTGCCGAGGTGATCCACGCACTTAAATCAGTTTCGCTATCTATTAACAAAGGCGAGTTTGTGGCGCTGATGGGCCCTTCGGGTTCGGGCAAATCAACCCTCATGAATATTTTGGGCTGTTTGGATACGCCAACCAAAGGGCAATACGTACTTAACGGCATCGACGTGAGCCGCATGACGGATAGCCAGCTGGCCGAAGTGCGTAACTCTGAAATTGGTTTCGTTTTCCAGACATTTAACCTGCTGCCCCGTAATACCGCTTTAGATAATGTGGCCCTGCCGCTTGTTTATGCCGGTGTAACCAAGGAAAAACGTACAGAACGGGCGGCCGGTGCCTTGAAGAACGTAGGTTTGGGTCATCGTATGGATCATAAACCAAACGAGCTTTCGGGCGGGCAAAGGCAGCGTGTGGCGGTGGCCAGGGCGCTGATCAATAACCCATCCATTATCCTGGCCGATGAGCCAACCGGTAACCTGGATACCAAAACCTCTATCGAAATTATGGGCCTTATTGAGGATATCCACGCAAAAGGCAATACTATTATCCTGGTAACGCACGAGGAGGACATTGCACTTCATGCCCACCGTATTGTACGGATGCGTGATGGTTTGATTGAGAAGGACTATTTGAATACCAATATCCAAACGGTGGATAGGAGAGCCGTAGAGGCTCCGGATTCGTTAGAGGGAAAATAG
- a CDS encoding chitinase: MKSIILSSKLLAISLFILLSTGFSCGGSSKSNSSSDSSSASVNKPAAPKVSMASLLSEQQFNDLFPQRDKFYTYAAFIKAADELGLIKVKVTRRATSVYQLVRTDKKTGKSAVVRQDVDWNEDWAKAKPGSSYTIDYGNFCAEFAADINKKELAAFFAHIAHETRHGVNATYTDGLMLIHESNTTLPYINENDEYPPVAGKKYYGRGPMQLSYNGNYGYASDCILGDDKILLQNPELVENDPVMAFKTAIYFWMTPQTHKPSAHDVMTGKWQPNTEDKAEGRTPGFGMTINIVNGEVECNKGEDMYNMNDRIGFYQFFLKKLGVTDANCVCSCGKMKPYHY; encoded by the coding sequence ATGAAATCGATCATATTATCATCCAAATTGCTTGCCATCTCCTTGTTTATACTACTATCAACAGGCTTTAGTTGCGGCGGCAGCAGCAAAAGCAATAGTAGCAGCGACAGCAGCAGCGCTTCGGTAAATAAACCCGCCGCTCCTAAGGTAAGCATGGCCAGTTTACTGAGCGAGCAACAGTTTAATGATCTGTTTCCGCAACGAGATAAGTTTTATACTTACGCTGCCTTTATTAAAGCTGCCGACGAGCTCGGGCTGATTAAAGTTAAAGTAACCCGCCGCGCCACCTCGGTTTACCAGCTGGTGCGTACCGATAAAAAAACGGGCAAAAGCGCCGTTGTGCGCCAGGATGTTGATTGGAACGAAGACTGGGCCAAAGCCAAACCCGGTAGCTCCTACACCATTGATTATGGTAATTTTTGTGCCGAATTTGCTGCAGATATCAATAAAAAGGAACTGGCCGCTTTTTTTGCCCATATAGCCCACGAAACCCGCCACGGTGTTAATGCCACTTATACCGATGGCCTGATGCTGATTCACGAAAGCAACACTACCCTGCCCTATATTAACGAAAACGACGAATACCCACCCGTTGCCGGCAAAAAGTACTACGGCCGCGGACCAATGCAGTTAAGTTACAACGGCAATTATGGCTATGCTTCGGATTGTATTTTGGGGGACGATAAGATCCTGCTTCAAAACCCCGAACTGGTTGAAAACGACCCGGTGATGGCTTTTAAAACCGCCATCTATTTCTGGATGACACCTCAAACGCACAAACCATCGGCACATGATGTGATGACCGGCAAATGGCAGCCCAATACCGAAGACAAAGCCGAAGGCCGCACACCAGGCTTTGGCATGACCATCAATATTGTGAATGGCGAGGTGGAGTGCAACAAAGGAGAAGACATGTATAACATGAACGACAGAATAGGTTTTTACCAGTTTTTTTTAAAGAAACTTGGCGTTACCGATGCGAACTGTGTGTGCTCTTGCGGTAAAATGAAACCTTATCATTATTGA
- a CDS encoding cob(I)yrinic acid a,c-diamide adenosyltransferase, with protein sequence MKIYTKTGDKGLTSLIGGTRVPKHHIRIESYGTVDELNSYIGLIGDQDIDAHDKEVLKQIQDRLFTIGASLAADPEKSKMVIPDLELEDVELLESEMDTMNESLPELRHFILPGGNNVISFCHIARCVCRRAERITVQLAEESTVDEKVNIYLNRLSDYLFTLARKLANDYKIPENQWVPRVKKNEKKY encoded by the coding sequence ATGAAAATATATACTAAAACGGGCGATAAAGGGTTAACCTCACTAATAGGAGGCACCCGGGTGCCCAAGCATCATATCCGGATTGAAAGTTACGGTACGGTGGATGAGCTTAACTCATACATCGGGCTGATTGGCGACCAGGATATTGATGCACATGATAAGGAGGTATTGAAGCAGATACAGGACAGGTTGTTTACTATTGGTGCCTCGCTGGCGGCCGATCCCGAAAAATCAAAAATGGTTATACCCGATCTGGAATTGGAGGATGTGGAATTGCTGGAAAGCGAAATGGACACCATGAACGAAAGCCTGCCCGAATTACGGCATTTTATTTTGCCGGGCGGTAATAATGTAATTTCATTTTGCCATATTGCAAGATGTGTTTGCCGCCGGGCCGAAAGAATCACCGTGCAGCTTGCCGAAGAAAGTACAGTTGATGAAAAAGTGAATATTTATCTGAACAGGTTGAGCGATTACCTGTTCACACTGGCACGCAAATTGGCAAATGATTATAAAATACCTGAAAATCAGTGGGTACCGCGTGTTAAGAAAAATGAAAAAAAATATTGA
- a CDS encoding DUF2795 domain-containing protein produces MYWTLELASHLEDAPWPATKDELIDYAIRSGAPVEVIENLQALEDDGEPYENIEEIWPDYPTKDDFFFNEDEY; encoded by the coding sequence ATGTATTGGACACTTGAACTGGCATCGCACCTTGAGGATGCACCATGGCCCGCAACAAAAGATGAATTAATTGATTACGCTATCCGTTCAGGCGCTCCTGTAGAGGTTATCGAAAACCTTCAGGCACTTGAAGATGATGGCGAGCCTTACGAAAATATTGAAGAGATCTGGCCGGATTATCCGACAAAAGACGACTTCTTTTTTAACGAAGACGAGTACTAA
- a CDS encoding lmo0937 family membrane protein, producing MRGLLYIIAVILVIGWLFGAFIHPFGGGLIHILLVIAIIAVLLGVIRRA from the coding sequence ATGAGAGGCTTATTGTACATCATCGCGGTTATCCTGGTTATTGGATGGCTGTTTGGAGCGTTTATTCACCCGTTTGGAGGTGGCTTGATCCACATTTTATTGGTTATAGCTATTATAGCTGTACTGTTAGGCGTGATCAGGAGGGCATAA